From the Microplitis mediator isolate UGA2020A chromosome 6, iyMicMedi2.1, whole genome shotgun sequence genome, one window contains:
- the LOC130670179 gene encoding spectrin beta chain isoform X11, with protein MTTDISVVRSGWDPTLQQEIVDEYEYDGGNSSSRLFERSRIKALAGERESVQKKTFQKWVNSHLVRCSSRIGDLYVDLRDGKMLIKLLEILSGERLPRPTKGKMRIHCLENVDKALQFLREQRVHLENMGSHDIVDGNPRLTLGLIWTIILRFQIQDITIEETDNQETKSAKDALLLWCQMKTAGYHNVNVRNFTTSWRDGLAFNAIIHKHRPDLIHFDKLSKSNAIYNLNNAFNVAEDKLGLTKLLDAEDIFVDHPDEKSIITYVVTYYHYFSKMKQETVHGKRIGKVVGIAMENDRMIHEYESMTSDLLRWIESTIEALGDRRFANSLVGVQSQLSQFSNYRTIEKPPKFVEKGNLEVLLFTLQSKMRANNQKPYTPKEGKMISDINKAWERLEKAEHERELALREELIRQEKLEQLAARFNRKASMRETWLSENQRLVSQDNFGFDLAAVEAAAKKHEAIETDIFAYEERVQAVMAVSQELEAENYHDILKINERKVNVLRLWNYLLELLRARRMRLELSLQLQQNFQEMLYILDSMEELKQRLLTDDYGKHLMGVEDLLQKHSLVEADINVLGERVKAVVQQSQRFLEQDEGYRPCDPAIIVERVQQLEDAYSELVRLAVERRARLEESRKLWQFYWDMADEENWIKEKEQIVSTGDIGHDLTTINLLLSKHKALENEIQSHEPQLMSVAAVGDELVRQQHFGSDRIQERLQEILAMWNHLLDLSAFRRKRLEEAVDYHQLFADADDIDIWMLDTLRLVSSEDVGRDEANVQSLLKKHKDVTDELKNYATTIEQLHQQAALLGEQDAKSPEVLERLASIDSRYKELLELAKLRKQRLLDALSLYKLFSESDGVEQWIGEKNRMLDTMVPAKDIEDVEIMKHRYDGFEKEMNANASRVAVVNQLARQLLHVEHPNSEEIVVRQNELNQKWAELRDKAENKRESLNSAHGVQTFHIECRETVSWIEDKKRILQQTDSLEMDLTGVMTLQRRLSGMERDLAAIQAKLDALEKEAQLIEKDHPEEAELIRERITQIQSIWEQLTQMLKERDAKLEEAGDLHRFLRDLDHFQTWLTKTQTDVASEDTPTSLTDAEKLLTQHQNIKEEIDNYMDDYTKMMEYGERLTSEAGDGDTQYMFLRERLNALKMGWEELHQMWVNRQNLLSNSLNLQLFDQNARQAEVLLSQQEHVLAKDETPSNFEQAENMIKRHEAFMTTMDANDEKINSVVQFATRLVDEGHFASDKVKKKAENISERRSANREKANQLMEKLKDQLQLQMFLQDCEELGEWVQEKHITAQDETYRSAKTVHSKWMRHEAFMAEIASNKDRLEQLQRAANDLIQQKPELENIINPKVSELADQFEELETTTQEKGKRLFDANREVLIHQTCDDIDSWMNELEKQIESTDTGSDLASVNILMQKQQMIETQMAVKARQVTELDKQAEHLQTTVPDETMEEIKCKKEKVAQRFEQLKAPLIDRQRQLEKKKEAFQFRRDIEDEKLWIAEKMPQATSNEYGNSLFNVHMLKKKNQSLRTEIENHEPRINAVCANGQKLIDEGHEATSEFQRLISELHEKWRELKEAINDRNNHLLQNEKAQQYFFDSTEAESWMSEQELYMMVEDRGKDEISAQNLMKKHESLENAVEDYAETIRQLGETARQLINDQHPLADQIAVKQSQVDKLYAGLKDLAGERRAKLDEALQLFMLNREVDDLEQWIAERELVAGSQELGQDYDHVTLLWERFKEFARDTEAIGSERVAAVNEIADSLIATGHSDAATIAEWKDGLNEVWQDLLELIETRTQMLAASRELHKFFHDCKDVLGRILEKQNAMSDELGRDAGSVSALQRKHANFIQDLSTLQNQVTQIQEESAKLQASYAGDKASEITNREAEVVAAWNNLQALCEGRKAKLEDTGDLFRFFNMVRTLMIWMDDVVRQMNTSEKPRDVSGVELLMNNHQSLKAEIDTREDNLLACINLGKDLLARNHYASVQIKEKLSALTDHRNALLHRWEERWENLQLILEVYQFARDAAVAEAWLIAQEPYLMSQELGHTIDEVENLIKKHEAFEKSAAAQEERFSALERLTTPEMVHCSDFLLGMPLMELEHRLTFTPPEYPTISTTTTSTPVKPPSTITKKWNRSFSSIVHDIIFYSDRFYRPINRCRRGYTSTGTKIIYPVTFNSKEFLNIRNIIRPKSFLWDSDWIRSKNNSIRSDSNNSLSPIKNFDNFNDFVFDELAIHSPNKISEYGNPMFKKLNGF; from the exons ATGACGACCGACATCTCAGTGGTGCGTTCGGGATGGGACCCAACGCTTCAGCAAGAGATTGTCGACGAGTACGAATACGACGGAGGAAACTCAAGCTCGAGATTATTCGAACGATCGCGAATCAAGGCCTTGGCtg gtgaaCGTGAATCGGTACAAAAGAAAACCTTTCAAAAATGGGTGAACTCACATTTAGTCCGTTGCTCGAGTCGAATAGGCGATCTGTATGTAGATCTTCGAGATGgaaaaatgttgataaaatTACTAGAAATATTGTCAGGTGAACGATTACCCCGACCGACAAAAGGTAAAATGCGAATCCATTGTTTGGAGAATGTCGACAAAGCGTTGCAATTTTTACGTGAACAACGTGTTCACTTGGAAAATATGGGATCACATGATATCGTTGACGGGAATCCACGTCTTACTCTTGGTCTTATATGGACAATTATATTGCGGTTTCAAATTCAGGATATTACTATTGAAGAAACTGATAATCAAGAAACGAAATCAGCTAAAGATGCATTATTATTGTGGTGTCAAATGAAAACAGCTGGTTACCACAATGTCAATGTCAGAAATTTCACTACATCCTGGCGAGATGGGCTGGCATTTAACGCTATCATTCATAAGCATCGTCCTGATCTAATCCACTTTGACAAATTGTCTAAATCGAACGCTATTTATAATCTTAACAATGCTTTCAATGTTGCTGAAGACAAGTTAGGTCTTACAAAACTTCTTGATGCTGAAGATATATTTGTTGATCACCCAGATGAAAAGTCAATAATAACTTATGTTGTAACATATTATCATTACTTCTCAAAAATGAAGCAAGAGACAGTACATGGAAAGAGAATCGGTAAAGTTGTAGGCATTGCAATGGAGAACGATCGTATGATTCACGAATATGAAAGCATGACAAGTGATCTTTTACGCTGGATTGAGAGTACAATTGAAGCTTTGGGTGATCGTCGTTTCGCTAATTCACTTGTTGGCGTTCAGTCTCAATTATCGCAATTTTCAAACTACCGGACCATTGAGAAACCaccgaaatttgttgaaaaaggTAATCTTGAAGTGTTGCTATTTACTCTTCAGTCTAAAATGCGGGCTAACAATCAAAAGCCATACACACCGAAAGAGGGTAAAATGATTTCGGACATTAATAAGGCATGGGAACGCCTGGAGAAAGCTGAGCATGAACGTGAGCTTGCTCTCAGAGAAGAATTGATTCGTCAAGAAAAATTGGAACAACTTGCCGCGAGATTTAACAGAAAAGCGAGTATGAGAGAGACATGGCTGTCTGAAAACCAGAGATTAGTTTCTCAGGATAACTTTGGTTTCGATCTTGCTGCTGTTGAAGCAGCTGCTAAGAAACACGAAGCCATTGAAACTGATATTTTTGCTTACGAAGAACGAGTACAAGCTGTCATGGCTGTTTCGCAAGAGCTTGAAGCCGAAAACTATCATGATATTCTTAAGATAAACGAACGCAAGGTCAATGTATTGCGTTtatggaattatttattagaattattacGCGCTAGGCGTATGAGACTCGAGCTGTCACTTCAGCTTCAGCAAAACTTCCAGGAGATGCTTTACATTCTTGATAGCATGGAAGAACTTAAGCAGCGTCTTTTGACCGATGACTATGGAAAACACTTGATGGGAGTAGAAGATCTTTTGCAGAAACACTCGTTAGTTGAAGCGGATATTAATGTTCTTGGTGAACGGGTGAAGGCTGTGGTACAGCAAAGTCAAAGATTTTTGGAGCAAGATGAAGGCTATCGTCCTTGCGATCCTGCTATTATTGTCGAACGTGTTCAGCAGCTTGAAGACGCTTACTCTGAGCTCGTGCGTTTGGCAGTTGAACGACGGGCCAGACTTGAAGAGTCACGGAAACTTTGGCAGTTCTACTGGGACATGGCCGATGAAGAAAACTGGATCAAGGAGAAAGAACAAATCGTCTCTACTGGTGACATTGGACATGATCTTACGACTATCAATCTTCTTTTATCTAAACACAAGGCACTGGAGAATGAAATCCAATCTCACGAGCCTCAGCTTATGTCTGTAGCTGCCGTAGGTGATGAGCTGGTTCGCCAACAACACTTTGGTTCCGATAGAATTCAAGAAAGACTTCAAGAAATTTTGGCAATGTGGAATCATCTGTTAGATTTGTCAGCATTTAGACGTAAACGTCTTGAAGAAGCTGTTGATTACCATCAACTATTTGCTGATGCCGATGATATTGACATCTGGATGTTGGATACTCTTCGACTTGTGTCTTCAGAAGATGTTGGTAGAGACGAAGCAAATGTTCAATCATTACTAAAGAAACACAAAGATGTTACTGATGAGTTGAAGAATTATGCAACAACAATTGAACAATTACATCAACAGGCTGCTTTACTTGGTGAACAAGACGCTAAATCACCAGAAGTTCTCGAGCGACTTGCATCGATTGACTCTCGTTACAAGGAACTTTTGGAGCTTGCCAAGTTGAGGAAACAGAGACTTCTTGATGCTTTGTCGCTCTACAAACTCTTCAGCGAATCTGACGGTGTAGAGCAATGGATCGGAGAAAAGAACCGTATGTTAGATACAATGGTACCAGCTAAAGACATTGAAGATGTCGAGATTATGAAGCATCGTTACGATGGTTTCGAAAAGGAAATGAATGCAAATGCATCACGAGTAGCTGTTGTTAATCAATTAGCACGTCAACTTCTTCACGTCGAGCATCCTAATTCTGAAGAGATCGTTGTAAGACAGAATGAGCTCAATCAGAAGTGGGCGGAGCTTCGTGATAAGGCAGAAAACAAACGAGAATCATTGAACTCAGCTCATGGCGTACAGACCTTCCATATTGAATGCCGCGAGACTGTTTCATGGATTGAAGATAAAAAGAGGATTCTTCAGCAGACAGACAGCTTGGAAATGGATCTTACAGGTGTTATGACACTTCAACGAAGACTCAGTGGTATGGAGCGTGATCTCGCTGCTATTCAAGCTAAATTAGATGCCCTTGAAAAAGAAGCGCAGTTGATTGAAAAAGACCATCCTGAAGAAGCAGAACTTATTCGCGAAAGAATAACACAAATTCAATCTATTTGGGAGCAATTGACCCAGATGTTGAAAGAACGCGATGCGAAATTGGAAGAAGCTGGTGATCTGCACAGATTCTTACGTGATCTTGATCACTTCCAAACTTGGTTGACAAAGACACAAACTGATGTTGCCAGTGAGGATACTCCGACAAGTTTGACTGATGCTGAAAAATTACTTACGCAGCATCAAAATATCAAGGAAGAGATCGATAATTATATGGATGATTACACTAAGATGATGGAGTATGGCGAGCGATTAACCAGCGAAGCAGGAGATGGTGATACTCAGTACATGTTCCTTCGAGAGAGACTCAATGCTCTTAAGATGGGATGGGAAGAGTTGCATCAAATGTGGGTCAATCGACAGAATTTACTATCAAATTCATTGAACCTTCAGCTGTTCGATCAAAACGCAAGACAAGCCGAGGTTCTGTTGTCTCAGCAAGAACACGTTCTTGCTAAAGACGAGACTCCTTCGAATTTCGAGCAGGCagaaaatatgataaaacGTCACGAAGCTTTCATGACTACTATGGATGCAAACGACGAGAAGATAAATTCTGTTGTTCAATTTGCCACACGATTGGTTGACGAAGGCCACTTTGCTTCGGATAAAGTCAAAAAGAAGGCTGAGAATATTAGCGAACGTCGTAGCGCCAATCGTGAAAAAGCTAATCAGCTAATGGAGAAATTGAAAGATCAGTTACAGTTGCAAATGTTCTTGCAGGACTGCGAAGAACTTGGCGAGTGGGTACAAGAGAAACATATTACTGCCCAAGATGAGACTTACAGAAGTGCTAAAACCGTTCACAGCAAATGGATGCGTCACGAGGCATTCATGGCTGAAATAGCGAGTAATAAAGATCGGTTGGAACAACTTCAGCGTGCCGCAAATGACCTCATTCAACAGAAACCTGAACTTGAGAATATTATTAATCCAAAAGTTTCAGAACTCGCTGATCAATTTGAAGAACTTGAAACTACAACACAAGAGAAAGGTAAACGTTTGTTTGACGCCAATCGTGAAGTTCTTATTCATCAAACTTGTGATGATATCGACTCGTGGATGAACGAACTAGAGAAACAAATTGAAAGTACAGATACTGGATCGGATCTTGCTTCTGTAAACATTCTTATGCAGAAACAACAAATGATTGAAACACAAATGGCAGTTAAAGCACGACAAGTTACTGAGCTTGACAAACAGGCAGAACATCTTCAGACTACAGTTCCAGATGAAACGAtggaagaaataaaatgtaaaaaagaaaaagttgcTCAGCGATTTGAACAGCTCAAGGCACCTTTGATTGACCGTCAACGTCAGTTGGAGAAGAAAAAAGAAGCCTTCCAATTCCGTCGTGATATTGAGGATGAAAAACTATGGATTGCTGAAAAAATGCCACAAGCTACAAGTAACGAGTACGGTAATTCGCTCTTTAATGTTCATATGCTGAAGAAAAAGAATCAATCACTTCGTACAGAAATTGAGAATCATGAGCCGAGAATAAATGCTGTATGTGCCAATGGACAAAAACTTATTGACGAAGGTCACGAAGCAACTTCTGAATTCCAGAGACTTATTTCTGAGCTTCACGAAAAATGGCGTGAATTGAAGGAAGCAATTAACGACAGGAATAATCATCTTCTTCAAAATGAAAAAGCCCAACAGTATTTCTTCGATTCAACCGAAGCGGAGTCCTGGATGAGCGAACAGGAACTTTATATGATGGTCGAAGATCGCGGAAAAGACGAAATTTCAGCGCAAAATTTGATGAAGAAACACGAATCATTGGAAAATGCTGTTGAGGATTACGCTGAGACAATCCGTCAACTAGGAGAGACTGCCAGGCAGTTGATAAATGACCAACATCCTCTAGCAGATCAAATTGCAGTCAAACAATCGCAAGTCGACAAACTTTATGCTGGTCTTAAAGATCTTGCTGGTGAAAGACGTGCTAAATTAGACGAAGCACTCCAACTGTTTATGTTGAATCGCGAAGTTGATGACTTGGAACAGTGGATCGCGGAGAGAGAATTGGTTGCCGGTAGTCAAGAACTTGGACAGGATTACGATCATGTTACCCTGCTGTGGGAGAGATTCAAAGAGTTTGCTCGTGACACTGAAGCCATTGGATCTGAGCGCGTGGCCGCTGTAAATGAAATCGCAGATTCATTAATTGCAACTGGACATTCAGATGCCGCAACAATTGCGGAATGGAAAGACGGACTCAATGAAGTATGGCAAGATCTATTGGAGTTGATTGAAACTCGCACCCAGATGTTGGCAGCAAGTCGTGAATTACACAAGTTCTTCCATGACTGCAAAGACGTTCTCGGAAGGATTCTTGAGAAACAAAATGCCATGTCTGATGAACTTGGACGTGATGCTGGTTCAGTATCAGCACTTCAACGTAAACACGCAAACTTTATTCAAGATTTATCGACACTTCAGAATCAAGTGACGCAGATACAAGAGGAATCAGCAAAACTACAAGCCAGTTATGCTGGTGATAAAGCCAGTGAGATAACTAATCGTGAAGCTGAAGTTGTTGCTGCTTGGAATAATCTCCAAGCTCTTTGCGAAGGCAGGAAAGCTAAACTTGAAGACACAGGTGATCTATTTAGATTCTTCAATATGGTAAGGACTCTTATGATTTGGATGGATGATGTCGTAAGACAGATGAATACTTCGGAGAAACCACGAGATGTATCTGGAGTTGAATTATTGATGAACAACCACCAGAGTTTGAAAGCTGAAATAGACACCAGAGAAGACAACTTGTTGGCTTGCATAAATCTTGGAAAAGATTTACTTGCAAGAAATCACTACGCCAGTGtacaaataaaagaaaaattatcagcATTAACAGATCACAGAAATGCTTTATTACATCGGTGGGAAGAACGCTGGGAAAATTTACAACTTATTTTAGAAGTTTATCAGTTCGCAAGAGACGCTGCGGTTGCTGAAGCTTGGCTAATTGCCCAGGAACCTTATCTCATGAGTCAAGAGCTTGGA CACACGATTGATGAAgttgaaaatttgataaagAAACACGAAGCGTTTGAAAAATCAGCAGCTGCACAGGAAGAAAGGTTTAGTGCCTTGGAACGCTTGACTACg CCTGAGATGGTGCACTGTAGTGACTTCTTATTGGGCATGCCACTGATGGAACTTGAACACAGGCTCACTTTTACTCCTCCTGAATATCCTACTATCTCTACTACTACCACATCCACACCCGTAAAACCTCCATCCACTATTACGAAGAAATGGAATCGTTCTTTTAGCAGCATTGTACATGACATCATCTTTTATTCAGATCGTTTTTATAGACCAATTAATAGATGCAGACGTGGGTACACGTCTACTGgaactaaaataatttatccagTGACATTTAACtctaaagaatttttaaatattcgaaaTATCATACGTCCTAAATCTTTTTTATGGGATTCTGATTGGATtagaagtaaaaataattctattagaTCTGACAGCAATAATTCTTTAAgtccaattaaaaattttgataattttaatgactttGTTTTTGATGAATTGGCCATTCATtcaccgaataaaatttcggAATATGGTAATccgatgtttaaaaaattgaatggattttaa